Below is a genomic region from Mercenaria mercenaria strain notata unplaced genomic scaffold, MADL_Memer_1 contig_2081, whole genome shotgun sequence.
tgtgtgtgttaaaggattaaaatgcatctttagacctaagtagcagcatatcgtctataggagtaaataatgtgaccaaccctaatttaaGTAACCTGTATCAACACAATACACAATTCAATAGATATCTGAACATTACGTCATAATACTATCTATACACTTCAAAcatattgaatgaatttaaagCAAACCGGTTGTAATAGATATCGTACATGGATATTTAAGATTTCTGTTTTCATATTATCTAACTGTACTAATTTTCGaggcattttacatttttatcgaaAGGATAATCCAGAGATCATAATGGTTATACATGTAacactttacattttattttgaagtaGTGAGTAGCGACTCTTCGAGTTAATAGATGTGTTATTTTTTTTCGCTGTACGACCGCACGAATATCGGGTGTGCTGTATTTATTTATAGTATCTGGTAGTACCTGTGTgtaatcaaattgaaaaagaaatattcagaTACTTATATTATGCCATCTTGTGACTTGTTATCAACACATTTGCTAAACGGTGCGGACAGCATGGGTCTTAACTGTTTACGTTAAACTTAATTAAGGTAGTGTTAAACGTTTAATGGCGTATCGTCATTTACCCGGCTGtggaaatgaaatcattttacgAATTCATGACAATACGTGAGTAGATTTATTAATACGATAACGTTtctattttactgaaaaaaaatatattaaacagttcGACACGTTAAATGTCTTAAAATCTATGGATTTCTTGAATCGTGGCCAGATATTTCAGAGCTAAGatttttatttcaccatatattACTGACCAAACGTTTATTTATcgctgtgtgaagtttcagtagAATCTACGTTGTAGGaaaatttctgtttaaaatactgattttcCCATTATTGTGTGAGGTCCATTTTTAACCAGTTTAGAAAGGAATCAAGCACAAGGCCCTATCTTTtaatttgccgaattttctaagcaACTTCTTATGTCTCAAAACAAATCAAatactacattgtagaaaaaatatccGAACGTTGAAAACTACCTTAAAATAGCCATACTCATGTATGTATCGAACTGATTGAATATTTTGAATACAGTTGCCGTATTATGGGATAGGTAATCACTGATAAGTACTTTTATACCTTTTCGTTGGGAAACCAAAAATTTGAAAGACTTAAACTAATTTATAACGAAATAGGTATTTTGATAATGGGATATTCATTCAAAAACAGAATTTCAGATTCAGCAGATGTATGAACTTTAATTTAAGGACCTCTGTTAGAAATTGGTAGCACTGTTGCTTTCTTTCACCGCCGTATCAtgtaatatctaaaaataatctGGCCTCTGACCTCCAGTCACGCGCCCCGCGATAagaacattttaataataatagtGTTGTTCAAAGCCAGAGAGACGGACGTTACGAAAGTAGaaaatttcaatggaaaaaataattgttttatgaatatatacgtaaggaaaattttaaaaaaagttttagaccgtaaaactttcaaaaaagtatttttacattgtatattttttacattgtatatttttatttctgtcgtaatacgtcatttattTTCTGTACTTTCAGAATATGTTTCCACGACAGCAGAATAAACAGTACAAGAATAACAATGAAACAGAACTGCTAAAAAGAACTTTAACATGTTTTCCTGTGAAATCATAGGCTTTTTGAGAGAATTGTTTGCACGGAATCTGTATTAAACATGTGCCAATAATGTAATTTGGATAATTTACAAAAACTGTACACGCTATGACTACTTAGTGGTCAGATTGGATAAGTTTATGTGTATTTGTTTTGAAGTACTCCGGGATTTGTATCACGGGCGTTTTCATCAGCCTGATCCTCTTCAACCTTAAAACTTGTATCTCGCCCCTGGAAATGTTGATAGGATGGTTTTGCAATTGTTGACATGCGCAGTATGTTTTAActacatattttgtataacaCTTCCTTGTGATCAAACCTATGAAGCCAGAAATGGTCATCTGTGTTACCCGTGCAGCCCGGGATATTTTCAAGTTTCAGACTGCGTTGTAGATGGTGAACAAGCAAGGTGTAGACGTTGTGGAAATGGAGAATATCAACCTTATTGTGATAACTCTATAAAGTGTGCTAGCTGTACACTGTTCTGCCTGCCTGGACAAGTCATAGTTAAGCAATGTAATGCAACTAATAATAAAGAATGCCAGTGTAAAGCTGGTTTCTTTTGGAAACCTGATGCAGCCAAGCCTGATGAAGCGGAGCCTGGTGCAGTGAAGCCTGATGAAGGACATTGCAAGTCACACAGTAAGTGTGGACCAGGAGAGGGAATGGTTGAAATAGGTATGTTAAAAtactaaataaatgaaataaaataattaaaaaagttcTGCCGTCTTTTAGATTTCTCAGGTGACGATTAGAAATTGCATTAATGTGTACACATGTAGAAactatattaaataaataattccaTGCATGAAGGTAATATTTTCTTTGTGCAAATCAGTGTTTTAAAAGTATACACGTTTAAATACACTCATTTTTCTTGTACATTACAATATCATTTGTTTGTATATCATGACCTATAACACGTTATCCAAAGACGGGTGTAATTTGGTTATAGTTATCCATGTAATCTGAGTAGGATGATCAGAAAGCATTCATGGAGTTAAACGATGTCAGTGTAAACATTGCCAATGAAAGCAAAGCGATGGATCGACTTCCGTTTCTATTCACGTTTTTGAAATATGAGAATATGGAAAACTTTAGGGAAGTAAACAATATTAGGACACCTTACATAGATAAATAATTAAACAGTCTGGCTAACTTTCATGCTTTCTTAATCGAAAGCACACAGATGGATTAAACTACACCGAACTATTTTAAGAAAGCAACACTTACAAAGgtctaaacaactttttttttcggcgtacatttttatttaacttttgttTTCGTTGCCTGGTTATACAATTAGCAAATCAACCAACGTAGTTTTCTGCCAATATCTTTTGCATTTCTTGATGCACCTTTGAAACTTTActacatatattttaaaacatcaacTGTTAACAAATATGTGGTGTTCGAAATATCTATTTTTGTTGTACAATCAACTCCTGTGTCTTAAAGTGGAAAAAATCGACATTACCCATGTCTGCGTCTTTAAAAAATCGTAGAGTAGTGATTTACTTCAGTATTCACAATAGAGCTCggaaattctaaaataattttatttttatttgttttagcgTATGGGTGATTTTAGTGTCAGgtttctgtttattttgttatcaaaacGTGGATAAGCGTCAGAAAGCGAATCTTTCATTCGTAATGTCACGTGATGTCACGTTGggtattcaaattatattgaattatttacaaattttgattatatatcttaactttcagtttttgtaaacattcctttttttttgtcaaggcaCACCATATGAAGATACCAAATGTGAACCATGTAGAGAAGGGGTTTTCTATTCGGACAATTCTTCCTTCGACATCTGTACACCTTGTTCTACATGCAACACAACAGTAATCACCAAATGTACAGCTATCCATGATACAGTTTGCGGCGATCAGTTTCCACGGCGGCCACCACAAACAAAGAAATCGTCTAATCGTATAggtattatttatctaaatgaaatgaaatatgattTTCTAAGTATTTGTGTTATTTTCGTATGCAATTTGCCTATAACATTATGTTCTGAATTATTAACTGCTGGAAAGTATAAAGCTAAATGCATGTGCTGGTTggtcactaccaaatcaaatcaCAAATAGTTCAGTCTCAActgcatcgtgttttcttttacgtATGTAcctgatgtgtgtgtgtgtgtgtgtatgtgtgtgtgtagaatTTGCAGCGTAAGAACTTAATGAACTTAATAGACATTTAAAGAAGCGAAAAAGAGTAAAGACAAGGGATCGTATTTAATGAAACACAGCTTTCTTTTTGAAAGTTTATACCcccttttcctttttgttttagctcacctaagcaggAAGTGCTCAAATGTGAGCTACTGTCATCAACATTtgccggcgtctgtcgtctgccGTCAGTATTTTACactgaacactctagagacctcattatctatttatcttcacgaaacttggtcagaatatttgtcgtGATCatctctaggccaaatttgaatctgagtcatctggggtaaaaCACTAggccacctggtcaaatcaaaggaaaaccttgtgaacacgaaGAAAAGATGCATTTTAAGTTTAATTGTCATTCGAACTTGtaggaatgtttgtcttgatgatatctcggtcgaGTTTGAACtgtgtcatctggggttaaaagtaaaacactaggtcaaatcaaagaaaacccttgtgaacactatagaggtcacatttgaAGTCCgattgtcatgaaacttggtcataatgtttgtttttatgttttctaaAATATATCTGAAACTGGGTCTtttgggattaaaaactaggtcacacggtcaaatcaaaggaaaagcttgttaacaccctagaggccatattttaagTCCACTTGTCATAGGAACTTGTAAAAAAtgtatgtcttgaaaaaaaaacttgataataTCTTGGTCGGTCGAGTTCCAAACTAGGTTATATGGGGTCCAAAAACTAGGTAAtcctttcaaatcaaagaaaaacattgtgaacGTGTCACGTTATAAGTCCAGTTATTGTTAAAACATGTCATAATGTTTCCGTAGAAAATTTCCCGGTcgggtttaaaactgggtcatctagggtcaaaaactaggtcaccaggtcagataatagaaaaaccttgtgaacattctagaggtcacattttcagtCCGGTTGTCATGAAACAAGGTCATGAGGTTTGCCTTGGTGATTTCTTAAATGGAtttgaaaacgggtcatctggggtcaaaacccaGGTCATCCGGTCATattaaaggaaaaccttgtgaatacACTAAAAGTCACAGGGTAAACAACTTGGTCACTCtctcaaataaaaaacattttgtgaacacgctagaggtcacattttaaaTTCAGTTGTTGTGAAAACATGTCATAATGTTTCCTTTGATAATTTCTCGGTtgagtttaaaactgggtcatctagggtcaaaaagctaggtcaaataaagaaaaacattgtgtacacTATTGTACACagtttttaaaactgaatgtgCTAAATTCAGTTGTTTTCTTTACCTGGCCTAAGCCATTCTTAGGGGAGAACCGTTTTCATTGGTGTTTCTTACAGAGCGGCAAGggtaaaaataaagttattagcattgatatttttcttttacttgtACGAGCACAACACAAACACTTTCAAATGACTTCTCTTCATATATACTATAGTTTATATATACTAAATAGTCATTGCAAAGAAACAATGACAATATTAGAGTGTTCCAGATAATATTTTAAAGGCCCATAATGCTTAAAATacttatctaaaaaaatataaaacagctttccaaatatgttatgcataattatatggttagaaaagtactacttttaatattgcatatgaactgttatagttagagtcataaagggaggtaataaaaaccaAGAGGTTCAATAAACAATTCAGGTATAttaagcaatattcaaacctttgacaaatgttagaGAAAGTAGTTATCAGAAATATGATTTAAcaataaattaatgtattttatgttcataacggaaaatatgACAGCCACagtttaaacaaaggcattatgaaccTTTAAATCAAAAGTTGTTTTACCTCCTAATTTATTTCCGAAGTTTTTTTTACCCTGATGTTGTCGTATTTGACCAAGATTCACCCGGTGTGGATTATTAgccttgttgttgttatttttatggGTAAGTAGGATTTGACGGAGTTCAGTCAGTAAAACAAGATTTATGACCACGTGAAGCTGTATACCTGgggtattgtttgcaattttaccTAGTAACAGCAGGGTCATGAACTGctgattcatgaaactttgcagaAATGTTAATAAGCGTTGTGCATCtgaggtgtaaggtcaaggtcaccgtttCAAAAAACAGTTAATTATTGTGGATagaaaacaaacacaatcttcgcTCAGTAGCTTTCGTTTGATGTGGTTGCTTAACTTGGAACTTATTTTGCCTATATATAGCTTATAGAAACTCAAGGATGGGACTGATACAGGCCAGGGATAAATGTCACTGTTACTTAACTGGTAAACAATGTCACTATTACTTTATTGATTACCAATGTCACTATCACTAAATTGGTAACCAGTGTCAcatacttaattttgatttctaAAACATGAAGATATattgaaagtttatttaaaagATGCAATGTATTGCCGTGCATGcttctttaaatatttaagtttatGTTCATTTATTTCAGTTGAAAGAACTACGTGTCAtatattttgttggtttttattCAATAGTACACTTGCTCGTTTTATTTATGTTGATTCTTTTTCATCAGTGTAGCTTtaagactttttttcttttttttttgcttgcaaTCACTCTTCTATTTTACATGCATGTTTATCTTTAGGTGACAGTGCTATAGCGGGGATAGTTTGTTCTGTAATCCTTGTAGTTGTTCTGTTGGTTGTAGCATTTTTCATATAcaggtatatatatttacacatacTTTTGATATTGTTATGTATTGTAATATTGTATATGCTTATGTATGTATTAGCTTTTACATTTTGTTGATTTTGGTGTTGATTTTCTGTGTAACCATTTGCTAAATTGCTTATACATGAAAGCGGCATAATTTTTGAACCAtgataatgattttacagtttaaTCTGCTGTATTAATACCCCATTGTCGGAGACCAGGCAGGCATATAGCTTCTTAACTGTCTGTCCGTTAATTAGTTCGTCCTTTAGCCAGTCACACCTTTTGTGTATTCAACTGCAGCTATCGAAAGCAAAAGAAACTCTATAAATATTAAGTACAGGTGCACAAACAGCTTTTAGTTTCATGTCCAACTATTTGTTTTTAAGTTATATtcctttttgaactttttttgtaattttgttttatcGAGCATTTAAAGGGAGGTATAcgtcatacaatgttgacatcattcttgttctAACTCACCATACGATTGCGAATAGTCCACATACATCATATTATATTGATGTTAACTtgattattataattttatttattaggTACAGACGGAAAAAAGCATTTAACAGAAACACTGAATCCTGCAACTTCGATTTATCAGAAACAAATACGTACAGAGAAAATGGTCTTGAAAATAGTCATAGTTTATCACAAACAAACGTCGTTGTTAGCGAAACTGAGACTCCTGAGGATATTATATCGGCAAATGAAAATGACAGTTCTGATGAGAGTGAGGAAGATTCAGTGATGAGCTATGCAAATTTACAGCAAAGCCGAGAACATGGATGTGGAAATAATGCCTTCGATTCTCAGTCATGTACCGAATTTATGACACAGAATGAGCCAGACAACAACTTCAATGCCATTCAAAATGCACAAGCAACGAAATGTTATCAATCACCGCAGACAACAGGTGATTGCTCCGAGATAAATAAAAATCTAGTGAATGACAATGATCTTAACCAGGACCTTATGGTTTACGATGTACAAACAAATTCTACTGAAAGTGGCGATGAAAACCTAAAGGAAGAAGACAATGAACAAATACAAGTTCAAGGCAAAAACGAATACACTGAATATGGGTCAAAGAACACAGAAAGCAACA
It encodes:
- the LOC128552147 gene encoding tumor necrosis factor receptor superfamily member 1B-like, encoding MVLQLLTCAVCFNYIFCITLPCDQTYEARNGHLCYPCSPGYFQVSDCVVDGEQARCRRCGNGEYQPYCDNSIKCASCTLFCLPGQVIVKQCNATNNKECQCKAGFFWKPDAAKPDEAEPGAVKPDEGHCKSHSKCGPGEGMVEIGTPYEDTKCEPCREGVFYSDNSSFDICTPCSTCNTTVITKCTAIHDTVCGDQFPRRPPQTKKSSNRIGDSAIAGIVCSVILVVVLLVVAFFIYRYRRKKAFNRNTESCNFDLSETNTYRENGLENSHSLSQTNVVVSETETPEDIISANENDSSDESEEDSVMSYANLQQSREHGCGNNAFDSQSCTEFMTQNEPDNNFNAIQNAQATKCYQSPQTTGDCSEINKNLVNDNDLNQDLMVYDVQTNSTESGDENLKEEDNEQIQVQGKNEYTEYGSKNTESNSLRSANEKTLPAGPVKNIDSPLEGKITAGNETIKYDESNINNGEHTDLSTDAAAVLPRSSLQYEISHREGITEESMTEENKSEVGSQIGGDFEDDRLEETTRSDDCSREDRMWFETNAFISRNMQWCDFRLFIMQLVANTKDELLKTIHVIIEHAQEENKYCRNRIYSVMNTWRQAAPKATVQCIFKALKECSQELTRKELKEALIQKGLLDRMNSPFHYMVGQNEETAQKNYLSPGEGSAHIHSEIKHEMNELKV